One Carassius auratus strain Wakin chromosome 16, ASM336829v1, whole genome shotgun sequence genomic window carries:
- the bola1 gene encoding bolA-like protein 1 encodes MLSNALRCLRPSTCTLALTRQLTHHRPHMGPVETTIRTKLAQALKPEHLEVMNESHMHAVPAGSESHFRVLVVSPQFEGLSLLQRHRLVNETLREELSSCVHALAIQAKTPQQWSSNPSLAKSPPCMGGSKHDNTMAEKLKAGQD; translated from the coding sequence ATGCTGTCCAATGCTCTCCGCTGTCTGCGTCCCTCCACCTGCACCCTTGCCTTAACCAGACAGCTGACCCATCACCGGCCCCACATGGGTCCTGTGGAGACCACAATACGGACCAAACTGGCCCAGGCCCTCAAACCTGAGCACCTGGAGGTCATGAACGAGAGTCACATGCACGCCGTACCCGCTGGTTCAGAGTCCCACTTCAGAGTTCTGGTGGTGAGTCCTCAGTTTGAGGGTCTTTCGCTCTTGCAGCGTCACCGGCTTGTAAACGAGACCCTGCGGGAGGAGCTCAGTAGCTGCGTTCATGCCCTCGCCATCCAGGCTAAGACACCCCAGCAGTGGAGCAGTAACCCCAGCCTGGCCAAAAGCCCCCCATGCATGGGAGGATCCAAGCATGATAACACCATGGCTGAGAAACTGAAGGCGGGTCAAGACTAA